Proteins from a single region of Ignavibacteriales bacterium:
- a CDS encoding S8 family serine peptidase, which yields MKNKFLFFYFILLNYLSFSQTTFFIKYKESVSSSNIQKVIEQKDLTLKSNNVLNKSTGISINYLANGTGKGIEVLSKILKVRSNKTLTDDDLRNLQLASSDIEYIQRAHTYKIDMIPNDKFLSLQWALQKIQAFDAWNITQGNDSVIIGVIDTGIDYLHPDLERKIFINSAEDLNHNGILDAGDLNGIDDDGNGFIDDVIGWDFTDRQGFPFDSTGGDYLKWDNNPKDEYGHGTNIAGIISAETDNDIGIAGTAPKIKILNVRAFDPTGNGEEDDVAAAILYAVKMKVKVINMSFGDDSFSLVLQDVIKYANSQNVVLVASAGNSTSDLPHYPSSYSEVISVGASTKEDYVASFSNTGSTIDLIAPGSEIFTTARNNEYENVGGTSAAAPFVSAAAGLILSLKNFSSEEIKQILKSSSDDIAPTGWDLRSGAGRLNLFNALKVLAPSIIKFNYPLQDFATNQDTLKISASILSPYFMHYNLDYGIGYNPQNWNSLLSNQKFQFTDREIYKLNLAGLEDTVYTLRLIVSLSNGRTTEERVNFIVDHTPPKISLISVSPSYYGEKSTILAQVLTDDPSTVRMYYRTKGSSKFNFISLDGFSTNNQFIKKQHYGFIPKDIILSGTDYEIYFEAINLAGLKSLLKDGDKFYQVRTDSYFNLVAEYEQTFSLPPGLIFKDPVNFTNSGYKEIILQELSNSKYPTKIYKYEFGSLVKIDSLINRYPKEFGDFNLDGKWDLLSSLNRTGYVDEQKAIGSTKLENKWVDSSGFFFPILARDIDKDGKTEILSIMKDKTLAVWQVMNDLAVSLEDTLNNFSQNDPLNEFGNNFTYPNAVVTDSDNDGKDEIWTVDQDGDIISFVINGPDNYSDGVVIPTDYNSNNSLITAGDYDGDGKNDIAVLLQSSKNYSIAPFNLLIVFNTLGNKFNVLYEKIFLDPSAEYKSSFQSAESSIRFADIDNDKKNELILFAFPYSYIIKREGGENKIISYMENINSNSIFIGDINSDGVKEIAYPTSAGIKFFEFALPEKPNLPIELTGYSPDSFTVKINWKGSSPLYFIYKGTNEQNINLYDSITSTTYFDRKVLNHANYFYRIVAFDHTIKMEFSDQSKTINVFVHTPARAISAESKSENSVVVKFSDRINPTIENLMSFEIVGKGIPNSITPATQNSYLVSFSQSLTGANNLVIKGLKDFYDSPIQTDTLSFILSPIEKEKEFYITSFELLTSNKIKINFNLEVDESSSSKIENYKFEPTNDVTSIVADKSDLKSIIITSNFPVGSIGKEYKLKINNLFSSASTGKIEINNESGSYILLTSYAKDLNNIFVYPNPVKLYSKNQNVTFANLTKSATITIFNLNGKKIKTLNENNGDGGINWDLINESGEIIDSGIYIYRVAVIDNQNNEGEIKIGKFAVVK from the coding sequence ATGAAGAATAAATTTTTATTCTTTTACTTTATTCTTTTAAACTATCTTTCTTTTTCTCAAACAACTTTTTTTATTAAATATAAAGAAAGTGTGTCTTCTTCTAACATTCAGAAAGTAATTGAACAGAAAGATTTAACACTAAAGTCCAATAATGTATTGAACAAGAGTACTGGTATATCCATAAATTATTTGGCTAATGGAACCGGGAAAGGAATTGAGGTTTTATCTAAAATTCTAAAAGTAAGATCTAACAAAACTTTAACTGATGACGATTTGAGAAATCTACAGCTTGCCTCATCAGATATTGAATATATCCAGAGAGCTCATACTTATAAGATTGATATGATTCCAAATGATAAATTCCTTAGCCTACAGTGGGCTTTGCAAAAGATTCAAGCCTTCGATGCATGGAATATAACTCAGGGGAATGATTCTGTAATTATTGGAGTTATTGATACTGGGATTGATTATCTCCATCCGGATTTGGAAAGAAAAATATTTATTAACTCTGCGGAAGACTTAAATCATAATGGAATTTTAGATGCGGGTGATTTAAATGGGATTGATGATGATGGAAACGGTTTTATTGATGATGTTATTGGTTGGGATTTTACAGACAGGCAAGGTTTTCCATTCGATTCGACCGGAGGCGATTATTTAAAATGGGATAATAATCCTAAGGATGAATACGGACATGGAACAAATATAGCCGGAATTATAAGTGCGGAAACAGACAACGATATTGGTATTGCAGGTACCGCACCAAAAATAAAAATATTAAATGTTCGTGCATTCGATCCGACTGGCAATGGCGAAGAAGATGATGTAGCTGCAGCAATTCTTTACGCTGTTAAAATGAAAGTAAAAGTTATAAATATGAGTTTTGGTGATGATTCGTTTTCGTTAGTTCTTCAAGATGTAATTAAATACGCCAACAGCCAAAATGTTGTTCTTGTTGCCAGTGCGGGAAATTCTACATCAGATCTTCCTCATTATCCATCATCATATTCCGAAGTAATAAGTGTTGGTGCATCAACAAAAGAAGATTATGTTGCTTCATTTTCTAATACTGGTTCCACAATTGATTTGATTGCACCAGGCTCAGAAATTTTTACAACTGCCCGCAACAATGAATATGAAAATGTTGGTGGAACTTCTGCTGCGGCTCCTTTTGTAAGTGCGGCTGCTGGGTTGATTTTATCATTAAAGAATTTTTCTTCTGAAGAAATAAAACAAATTCTTAAATCCTCATCTGATGATATTGCTCCAACAGGATGGGATTTGCGAAGTGGTGCTGGAAGATTAAATCTTTTTAATGCATTGAAAGTTCTCGCCCCATCAATTATAAAATTTAATTATCCGCTTCAGGATTTTGCCACAAATCAGGATACTCTTAAAATTTCCGCTTCAATCCTTTCACCATATTTTATGCATTATAATCTTGATTATGGAATTGGATATAATCCGCAAAATTGGAATTCACTTTTAAGTAATCAAAAATTTCAATTCACTGATAGAGAAATTTACAAACTAAATCTGGCTGGATTAGAAGATACGGTTTACACCTTAAGACTGATAGTTTCCTTATCTAATGGAAGAACAACAGAGGAGCGGGTCAATTTTATTGTTGATCATACTCCACCGAAGATTTCTTTAATATCGGTTTCGCCAAGTTACTATGGAGAAAAGTCAACTATCTTAGCACAAGTTTTAACGGATGATCCTTCAACTGTTCGAATGTATTATCGAACCAAAGGTTCAAGTAAATTTAACTTCATTAGCCTGGATGGATTTAGTACTAATAATCAATTCATTAAAAAACAACATTACGGATTTATACCCAAAGATATAATTCTTTCTGGAACTGATTATGAAATTTATTTTGAGGCGATTAATTTAGCTGGGTTAAAATCATTATTGAAAGATGGGGATAAATTTTATCAAGTCAGAACTGATTCCTATTTCAATTTGGTAGCAGAGTATGAGCAAACTTTTTCATTACCTCCGGGATTAATATTTAAGGACCCAGTTAACTTTACAAACAGTGGATACAAAGAAATAATTTTACAGGAATTAAGTAATTCAAAATATCCAACAAAGATTTATAAATATGAATTTGGTTCATTGGTTAAAATCGATTCGTTAATAAACAGATATCCAAAGGAATTTGGAGATTTTAATCTTGATGGAAAATGGGACTTGTTAAGCTCGCTTAACCGTACTGGTTATGTGGATGAGCAAAAAGCCATCGGCTCAACAAAGTTAGAAAATAAATGGGTAGATTCAAGCGGTTTCTTTTTCCCCATTTTAGCAAGGGATATTGATAAAGATGGTAAAACAGAAATTTTATCGATTATGAAAGACAAAACTTTAGCAGTTTGGCAAGTGATGAATGATCTGGCAGTTTCATTAGAAGATACTCTAAATAATTTTTCCCAGAATGATCCTTTAAATGAATTTGGGAATAACTTTACTTATCCAAATGCAGTTGTAACCGACAGTGACAATGATGGTAAAGATGAAATTTGGACGGTTGATCAGGATGGAGACATAATTAGTTTTGTTATTAATGGTCCAGATAATTATTCAGATGGTGTTGTTATACCCACGGATTATAATAGTAATAATTCTCTTATTACAGCTGGAGATTATGATGGAGATGGAAAAAATGATATAGCAGTATTGCTACAATCATCTAAAAATTACAGCATTGCTCCTTTCAATTTGCTTATTGTATTTAATACACTTGGAAATAAATTTAATGTTTTATACGAAAAAATATTTCTTGATCCTTCTGCAGAATATAAATCGAGTTTTCAAAGTGCGGAAAGCTCAATAAGATTCGCAGATATTGATAACGATAAGAAGAATGAACTAATTCTTTTTGCTTTTCCATATTCATACATTATTAAAAGAGAGGGCGGGGAAAATAAAATTATTAGTTATATGGAAAATATAAATTCAAATTCTATTTTTATTGGAGATATAAATTCAGATGGTGTAAAAGAAATTGCATATCCAACATCAGCTGGGATTAAATTTTTTGAATTTGCTCTTCCAGAAAAACCGAACTTACCTATAGAGTTAACAGGTTACAGCCCGGATAGTTTTACAGTAAAGATTAATTGGAAAGGTTCATCTCCACTTTATTTTATTTATAAAGGAACTAATGAACAGAATATTAACTTATATGATTCTATTACATCCACTACTTATTTTGATAGAAAAGTTCTAAACCATGCTAATTATTTTTATAGGATAGTGGCGTTTGATCATACAATTAAAATGGAATTTTCAGATCAAAGTAAAACTATAAATGTATTTGTGCATACTCCGGCACGAGCTATATCTGCCGAAAGTAAAAGCGAAAACTCTGTAGTGGTAAAGTTTAGCGACAGGATAAATCCTACTATAGAAAATTTAATGAGTTTTGAAATAGTAGGGAAGGGGATTCCTAATTCGATTACACCAGCTACTCAGAATTCCTATTTGGTTTCATTCAGTCAATCATTAACTGGTGCAAACAATTTAGTAATTAAAGGTTTGAAAGATTTCTATGATTCACCAATTCAAACCGATACTTTGAGTTTTATATTATCGCCAATTGAAAAAGAAAAAGAGTTTTACATTACGTCGTTTGAATTACTTACTTCCAACAAAATTAAAATAAATTTTAACCTGGAAGTTGATGAGAGTTCTTCAAGCAAAATTGAAAATTATAAATTTGAACCTACAAATGATGTAACGTCAATAGTAGCTGATAAGTCAGATCTAAAATCAATTATTATTACTTCAAATTTTCCAGTTGGCTCAATTGGTAAAGAATATAAATTGAAAATTAATAATTTGTTTTCTTCAGCCTCCACCGGTAAAATTGAAATTAATAATGAATCGGGTAGTTATATATTATTAACTTCTTATGCAAAAGATTTAAATAATATATTTGTTTATCCGAATCCTGTAAAATTATATTCTAAAAATCAGAATGTAACTTTTGCTAACCTAACTAAAAGTGCAACAATTACAATTTTTAATCTTAATGGAAAGAAAATTAAAACCCTTAATGAAAATAATGGTGATGGCGGAATAAATTGGGATCTGATAAATGAATCTGGTGAGATTATTGATAGCGGTATTTATATTTATAGAGTTGCAGTTATTGATAATCAGAATAATGAAGGTGAAATAAAAATAGGAAAATTTGCAGTAGTAAAATGA
- a CDS encoding CDP-alcohol phosphatidyltransferase family protein, translating to MRINYREIYTKSNMLSIFRLLLGIPIYYLVFKINDSATFRYLTIGLVLFATLTDLLDGYLARKYNEITEFGKIIDPFADKIVVGIVLIQLYFIKEIPLYYLIIVIGRDLLILLGGLLLSQKIGKVLPSNMLGKITVLSIGFFILSALFGARSTFLLLYDILFYLSISLVFISFFAYTIRAIESVIRNRNGSV from the coding sequence ATGAGAATTAATTACCGGGAAATTTATACTAAGTCTAATATGTTAAGTATTTTTAGATTGTTACTTGGAATTCCTATTTACTATTTAGTTTTTAAAATAAATGATTCTGCAACCTTTAGATATTTAACAATCGGATTAGTATTATTTGCTACATTAACAGATTTACTTGACGGATATCTTGCAAGAAAATATAATGAGATTACAGAATTTGGAAAAATTATTGATCCATTCGCTGATAAAATAGTTGTTGGTATTGTGCTAATTCAACTTTATTTTATTAAAGAAATCCCACTTTATTATTTAATAATTGTTATTGGAAGGGATTTACTTATTCTTTTGGGAGGATTGTTACTTTCTCAAAAAATAGGAAAAGTATTACCATCGAATATGCTTGGAAAGATTACGGTACTTTCGATTGGCTTTTTTATTCTATCAGCATTATTTGGCGCCAGATCTACTTTTTTACTATTATATGATATTCTTTTTTATTTAAGTATCAGTTTGGTTTTCATTTCATTTTTTGCTTACACAATTAGAGCGATTGAATCAGTAATAAGGAATCGAAATGGGTCTGTTTAA
- the ftsY gene encoding signal recognition particle-docking protein FtsY has protein sequence MGLFKNLNFEKLKEGLSRTREKLVNRITETITGKAKLDEELLDEIEEILLTSDVGYDTTLKIIDNTRTKLKTESDRSKTKIISIIKNEMIGILENNSKYSIDFELEKYKPYIILVVGVNGVGKTTTVGKLAYNFKQSGLNVLIASADTFRAAANEQLEIWANRANVEIIQKASGADPSSVAYEALELAKKKNIDVVIIDTAGRLHTKHNLMEELKKIKKVMKKIFDYAPNETFLVLDGTTGQNSLLQSKYFNEATEISGLILTKLDGTAKGGVIFQICSIQKIPVKYIGVGETINDLQNFDPKSFVEALFFN, from the coding sequence ATGGGTCTGTTTAAAAATCTAAACTTTGAAAAATTAAAAGAAGGTCTTTCAAGAACAAGAGAAAAACTTGTAAATAGAATTACTGAAACTATAACTGGTAAAGCTAAATTAGATGAAGAGTTATTGGATGAAATTGAAGAAATACTTCTCACCAGCGATGTCGGTTATGACACTACATTGAAAATAATTGACAATACCAGAACTAAATTAAAAACCGAAAGCGATCGTAGTAAAACTAAAATTATTTCAATTATTAAAAACGAAATGATCGGTATTTTAGAAAACAATTCTAAATATTCAATTGATTTCGAATTAGAAAAATATAAACCTTATATTATTCTGGTTGTTGGAGTTAATGGAGTTGGTAAAACAACTACTGTTGGAAAATTAGCATATAATTTTAAACAATCTGGTTTGAATGTTTTAATCGCTTCAGCTGATACATTCCGAGCTGCAGCCAATGAACAATTAGAAATTTGGGCAAATCGAGCAAATGTAGAAATTATTCAAAAAGCTTCGGGGGCAGATCCTTCATCGGTGGCTTACGAAGCTCTGGAGCTGGCAAAAAAGAAAAATATTGATGTTGTAATAATAGATACTGCTGGTAGACTACATACAAAGCACAATCTTATGGAAGAATTGAAGAAAATAAAAAAAGTAATGAAAAAGATTTTTGATTATGCACCGAATGAAACATTTCTCGTTTTAGATGGAACGACTGGACAAAATTCATTACTTCAAAGTAAATATTTTAATGAAGCAACAGAAATTAGTGGATTGATTTTAACTAAGTTAGATGGCACTGCTAAAGGTGGAGTAATATTTCAAATTTGTTCAATTCAAAAAATCCCCGTTAAGTATATTGGTGTTGGGGAAACTATAAATGATTTACAAAATTTTGATCCAAAATCTTTTGTAGAAGCTTTATTTTTTAATTAA
- a CDS encoding diacylglycerol kinase family lipid kinase: MDSKRKILFIVNPIAGRGRTQKILPKLKTYLDNSSAYSEIFITDKKGRAHEYVSNTTDNFNIIVSVGGDGTLNEIINGLNGNSHIKLGILPYGSGNDFAKALGIKNNFENNIHTIINSTNVFTVDVGKIEYKEFHNDQIIASHFINSCGIGFDALVSQLILKNHFLKGLPLYLSAVLKALFCFKPFEIDAAFDDKRITGKKLLVAIGNGKTSGGGFKLNPYAKLNDEKLDACIIDSLSKLKILQKLSKAITGKHNLLKEVKLLQFQKCTIHLSDPSYLHCDGEVISSSVSKVQIELRKDKLRFII; encoded by the coding sequence ATGGATTCAAAAAGAAAAATTTTATTTATCGTTAATCCTATTGCTGGAAGAGGGAGAACTCAAAAGATTCTACCTAAATTGAAGACGTACTTAGACAATTCCTCAGCCTATTCAGAAATTTTTATTACTGATAAGAAAGGAAGGGCTCACGAATATGTTTCAAATACTACAGATAATTTCAATATCATTGTATCTGTTGGTGGTGATGGCACTTTAAATGAGATTATAAATGGACTTAATGGTAATAGTCATATTAAATTAGGTATCCTTCCATATGGCTCTGGAAATGATTTTGCTAAAGCTCTGGGAATTAAGAATAATTTTGAAAATAATATTCATACTATCATAAATAGTACGAATGTTTTTACTGTAGATGTTGGAAAGATTGAATACAAGGAGTTTCATAATGATCAAATTATTGCAAGTCATTTTATAAATAGTTGTGGGATTGGTTTCGATGCCCTAGTTTCGCAATTAATATTAAAGAATCATTTCCTAAAAGGATTACCACTTTATTTGTCAGCAGTACTTAAAGCATTATTTTGTTTTAAACCTTTTGAAATTGATGCGGCATTTGATGATAAGAGAATTACTGGGAAAAAACTTCTCGTTGCTATTGGTAATGGGAAGACATCTGGAGGGGGTTTTAAACTAAATCCTTACGCTAAATTAAATGACGAAAAATTGGATGCATGTATTATTGATTCTTTATCCAAGTTAAAAATTTTGCAAAAATTATCAAAAGCCATTACTGGTAAACATAATTTGTTAAAAGAAGTTAAACTATTGCAATTTCAAAAATGTACGATACATTTATCTGATCCAAGTTATCTTCATTGCGATGGGGAAGTGATAAGTTCGTCAGTCTCAAAGGTGCAAATAGAATTAAGAAAAGATAAATTAAGGTTCATTATTTAA
- a CDS encoding 3-hydroxyacyl-CoA dehydrogenase NAD-binding domain-containing protein, with the protein MKINKIAVIGAGTMGIGIVQTVAHKKIKTYLFDSDLSKLDKVQSTLSNNIDKLISKGILIVEDKIEILKNIELIFSIDQLPKEMDLIIEAIIEKKDVKLALFQTLNEIIASNCIFATNTSSISITELSLFRPEKTIGMHFMNPVPLMQLVEIIRGYSTSDDTFASISDLVIKLDKTPILVNDFPGFVSNRLLMIMINEAIFALMEGVANKEDIDSVMKLGMNHPMGPLRLADFIGLDVCLNIMEVLYDGFKDSKYRPCPLLRKMVAANKLGKKNGEGFYLYK; encoded by the coding sequence ATGAAAATTAATAAAATTGCTGTAATAGGCGCCGGTACAATGGGTATTGGGATTGTGCAAACAGTTGCTCACAAAAAAATTAAAACGTATTTATTTGATAGTGACTTATCAAAATTAGACAAAGTTCAATCAACCTTATCGAACAATATTGATAAACTTATTTCCAAGGGAATCCTTATTGTGGAAGATAAAATTGAGATATTAAAAAATATTGAATTAATATTTTCAATTGATCAACTGCCTAAGGAAATGGATTTAATTATTGAAGCTATAATTGAAAAAAAGGACGTGAAGTTGGCTTTATTCCAAACTTTAAATGAAATAATCGCTTCAAATTGTATTTTTGCAACAAATACTTCATCAATATCAATAACTGAGCTTTCATTATTTCGACCAGAAAAAACTATCGGAATGCATTTTATGAACCCAGTTCCTTTAATGCAGTTAGTGGAAATCATTCGAGGTTATTCAACTTCAGATGATACATTTGCTTCAATAAGTGATTTAGTGATAAAATTAGACAAAACTCCAATTCTTGTAAATGATTTTCCAGGATTTGTTTCTAATCGTTTGTTAATGATCATGATCAATGAAGCCATTTTTGCATTAATGGAAGGAGTGGCAAATAAAGAAGATATTGATAGTGTTATGAAATTAGGAATGAATCATCCAATGGGACCACTTAGACTTGCAGATTTCATTGGATTGGATGTTTGTTTAAATATTATGGAAGTATTATATGATGGATTTAAGGATTCCAAATATAGACCATGTCCATTATTACGAAAAATGGTTGCAGCCAATAAGTTAGGGAAAAAGAATGGTGAAGGTTTTTATCTTTACAAGTAG
- a CDS encoding thiolase family protein has translation MRKVVITSAKRTPIGSFLGSLAKFNAPQLGSLVIKSILAETGISKNLIDEIILGNVLTAGLGQAPARQAALLAGLPDSVECLTINKMCGSGLKAVMLAHQAIALGDANIIIAGGQESMSNAPYLIQKARNGLRLGHSDILDSLILDGLWDVYNNIHMGTCAETCASQFNFTRENLDKYAIESYQKAIEAQNNHKFKNEIVPIEIIQSGEKKFFAEDEEPKKVNFEKIPKLKPAFEKNGVLTAANSSKINDSAAALIIVSEDKALELGLTPLVEIVAYCSIAKNPIDFTTAPADAIRKVCNKAHLELSQIDLFEINEAFAVVSLAVNKILDLDPRKVNINGGAIALGHPIGASGARILVTLIHSLLANKLKYGLASLCIGGGEGIALIIKSYEKV, from the coding sequence TTGAGAAAGGTTGTAATTACTTCAGCTAAGAGAACTCCAATTGGTTCATTTCTTGGTAGTTTGGCAAAATTTAATGCACCGCAATTAGGCAGTCTTGTTATAAAATCAATACTGGCTGAAACTGGGATTAGCAAAAATTTAATAGATGAAATAATTTTAGGTAATGTATTAACAGCTGGATTAGGACAAGCTCCTGCACGGCAAGCTGCATTGTTGGCTGGGTTACCGGATAGCGTCGAATGTTTAACGATCAATAAAATGTGTGGGAGTGGATTAAAAGCTGTTATGCTCGCTCACCAGGCTATTGCTTTAGGGGATGCTAATATAATCATTGCTGGCGGACAGGAAAGTATGTCCAATGCTCCTTATCTTATTCAAAAAGCAAGAAATGGTTTACGACTTGGACATAGTGATATTCTTGACTCCTTAATTTTAGATGGATTATGGGATGTTTACAATAATATTCATATGGGAACTTGTGCAGAAACTTGCGCCAGCCAGTTTAATTTTACAAGAGAGAATCTTGATAAATATGCTATCGAATCATACCAAAAAGCTATCGAAGCTCAAAACAATCATAAATTTAAAAACGAAATTGTACCGATTGAAATAATTCAGAGTGGTGAAAAAAAATTCTTTGCTGAGGATGAAGAACCTAAGAAAGTTAATTTTGAAAAAATACCTAAACTTAAACCTGCTTTTGAAAAAAATGGAGTACTAACAGCTGCTAATTCCTCAAAAATAAATGATAGTGCAGCAGCTCTAATAATAGTGTCTGAAGATAAAGCATTGGAACTCGGTTTAACTCCTTTAGTTGAAATTGTTGCTTATTGTTCGATAGCAAAAAATCCAATTGATTTCACAACCGCACCAGCAGATGCTATAAGGAAAGTATGTAACAAAGCTCATTTAGAACTATCACAAATTGATTTGTTTGAAATCAACGAAGCTTTTGCTGTTGTTTCTTTAGCCGTTAATAAAATTCTGGATTTAGATCCACGCAAAGTAAATATTAATGGCGGTGCTATTGCATTGGGACATCCAATAGGAGCAAGCGGTGCTAGAATTTTAGTAACATTAATTCATAGCCTTTTAGCAAATAAGCTTAAATACGGATTAGCATCTCTTTGTATTGGCGGTGGTGAAGGAATTGCATTAATAATCAAAAGCTACGAAAAGGTTTAA
- the ricT gene encoding regulatory iron-sulfur-containing complex subunit RicT, with the protein MDELEYSLTESKSHSKLEINKNYIQDLFHDFIAQNLSSPQNKIIDCLDEGEESFTLVPIDNRLIIEARCGGVMNIFYCHATQELVNELKQGDSVIINCEDVTEMATIKELGKIVEVKRQRLGLSGEYLPKLIRKANSEDLLIQKKNIENEETAKESFKVKSLKYSLAMKLVEVHFQFDRNKLFFFYTADGRIDFRELAKDLASEFRTRIELRQIGVRDEAKRVGGIGICGREFCCSLFLCNFKRITTQLATDQNIAPNFSKLSGPCGKLKCCLSFEIEYNYLNQ; encoded by the coding sequence TTGGATGAATTAGAATACTCTTTAACCGAAAGTAAAAGTCATTCAAAACTTGAAATAAATAAAAATTATATTCAAGACCTCTTCCATGATTTTATAGCACAAAATCTTTCTTCTCCACAAAATAAAATTATTGATTGCTTAGATGAAGGGGAGGAAAGTTTTACTTTAGTACCGATTGATAATCGATTGATTATTGAAGCCAGATGTGGGGGAGTAATGAACATTTTTTATTGCCATGCTACACAAGAACTTGTAAATGAACTGAAGCAAGGTGATTCAGTAATTATCAATTGTGAAGATGTAACAGAAATGGCAACGATTAAAGAATTAGGAAAAATAGTTGAAGTAAAAAGACAAAGATTGGGTTTGTCCGGAGAATATTTGCCTAAATTAATTCGTAAGGCAAATAGTGAAGATTTATTAATTCAGAAAAAAAATATTGAAAATGAAGAAACCGCCAAAGAATCATTTAAAGTAAAATCTTTAAAATATAGTCTTGCAATGAAACTTGTTGAAGTACATTTTCAATTTGATCGAAATAAATTATTCTTTTTTTATACTGCCGATGGTAGAATTGATTTTCGTGAACTTGCAAAGGACCTAGCTTCTGAATTTAGAACAAGGATTGAATTAAGGCAAATTGGCGTAAGGGATGAAGCAAAAAGAGTAGGTGGCATTGGCATTTGTGGAAGGGAATTTTGCTGTTCTTTATTTCTTTGTAATTTTAAAAGGATCACAACTCAACTTGCTACGGATCAAAATATTGCACCTAATTTTTCTAAATTAAGTGGACCATGCGGAAAATTAAAATGTTGCTTATCATTTGAAATAGAATATAATTATTTAAATCAATAA
- a CDS encoding AAA family ATPase has product MIDNWNDVYGQQKVKECLDRVLQSSQIPHAFLFQGPDGIGKHFTAIRFIQLLNSNQTFEKNSLVSSKIKNFSEPFVKLIIPLPRGKSESPTDSPLDKLNKEVLEILKSEQQIKINNPYYKINLPNANNIKISSIREIKNFLSYTFDEAQYRVILIEDAHLMSDESQNALLKSLEEPPEKVIFILITNQPETLFETIKSRCWQINFDPLEPNDISEILINNFNIQKNRADSVASFASGSVTEAIELLNHNFEHLINLTINILRFSLTHKIHSAIKELNQLTSENSSDSIKLVIKMIIIWLNDIQKERSGISDFYFNNNIENLKKFNHSFPSVQINTSIVILNELLKILEGNVNLNIASLNLIFELTTLR; this is encoded by the coding sequence ATGATTGATAATTGGAATGACGTTTATGGGCAGCAAAAAGTAAAGGAATGTCTGGATAGAGTTTTGCAATCTTCGCAAATACCTCACGCATTTCTTTTCCAAGGTCCCGATGGCATTGGAAAACATTTTACTGCAATTCGGTTTATACAATTACTTAATTCTAATCAAACATTTGAGAAAAATAGTTTAGTCTCTTCAAAAATAAAAAATTTTTCTGAACCATTTGTTAAGTTGATAATCCCACTACCACGAGGTAAAAGCGAATCACCAACTGATTCACCATTAGATAAACTTAATAAAGAAGTCTTAGAGATTTTAAAAAGTGAGCAACAAATCAAAATTAATAATCCTTACTATAAAATAAACCTACCAAATGCAAACAATATAAAAATTTCCAGCATAAGGGAAATTAAAAATTTCTTATCATATACTTTTGATGAGGCACAATACCGGGTAATTTTAATTGAAGATGCTCATTTGATGAGTGATGAATCGCAGAACGCATTATTAAAAAGCCTGGAAGAACCTCCGGAAAAAGTTATATTCATTTTAATTACTAATCAACCAGAAACACTTTTTGAAACGATAAAATCTCGTTGTTGGCAAATCAACTTCGATCCATTAGAACCAAATGATATTAGCGAAATTTTAATTAATAATTTTAACATTCAAAAAAACCGAGCTGATTCTGTGGCTTCTTTTGCCTCTGGATCGGTAACCGAAGCAATCGAATTATTAAATCATAATTTCGAGCATTTAATTAATTTAACAATAAACATTCTGCGCTTTTCATTAACACATAAAATCCACTCAGCCATTAAGGAACTAAATCAACTTACTTCAGAAAATTCTTCTGATTCCATTAAACTCGTTATTAAAATGATTATCATTTGGTTAAATGATATTCAAAAAGAACGTTCTGGAATTTCAGATTTTTATTTTAACAATAATATTGAGAATCTTAAAAAATTTAATCATAGCTTTCCAAGTGTACAAATAAATACTTCAATCGTTATTTTAAATGAACTTCTAAAGATTTTAGAAGGCAATGTTAACTTGAATATTGCTTCATTGAATCTTATATTTGAATTGACCACACTACGATAA